The following coding sequences lie in one Arachis stenosperma cultivar V10309 chromosome 5, arast.V10309.gnm1.PFL2, whole genome shotgun sequence genomic window:
- the LOC130979428 gene encoding vacuolar protein sorting-associated protein 55 homolog, with product MADLPGYLRSCLSMGKLAFLAILVSGGIVLQILACALYNNWWPMLSAITYVLLPMPLLFFAGSNGSSVFSESESSWVNLAKFLTGFSTIGSIAIPSILKHSGVIGWGAFAMELSSFFVFVLAILCFMGMSDEDDYYSMV from the exons ATGGCAGACTTACCGGGATATTTGCGTTCTTGCCTGAGCATGGGCAAACTTGCCTTTTTGGCAATCTTAGTCTCTGGGGGAATTGTCTTGCAAATTTTG GCATGTGCTTTGTATAATAATTGGTGGCCGATGCTAAGTG CTATAACATATGTGCTACTCCCAATGCCTCTGCTGTTCTTTGCGGGGTCTAATGGTTCTTCTGTATTTTCTGAATCTGAGAGCAG CTGGGTGAATTTAGCCAAGTTCTTGACTGGATTCTCAACTATTGGAAGCATTGCCATTCCAAGCATTCTAAAGCATTCCGGTGTTATTGGTTGGGGAGCCTTTGCAATGGAGCTTTCATCTTTCTTCGTGTTTGTATTAGCCATATTGTGTTTCATGGGGATGAGTGATGAAGATGACTATTACAGTATGGTATGA
- the LOC130982192 gene encoding uncharacterized protein LOC130982192 has protein sequence MNRARERKSKTSSPSLIPMGIEPPRDLLPSKHDFPKLLLVLAISTLVACFCNLFFTSFINPPTKPFCDSNFIHSSHSFSDDCEPCPTHGECYAGMLECFKGYRKHRNLCVEDSEISESARKIVERVEFHLCEEYAQFMCYEAGSIWVSEDELWNRLEPFGDVSSDNALYNFTKEKAIESIGKSLELRLNSHGMKEYKCPDLLAEHYKPYACRVRQWILRHILLVLPIFAMLVLLATLFWNVRRKLRISKRVEELYNQVCEILEDNALTAKSANDECEPWVVASRLRDHLLLPRERKDPLLWKKVEELVQEDSRVDRYPKLVKGESKEVWEWQVEGSLSASKMKNKRDASKTAVKEGMNLNYQNQPIMKAEHKEPLV, from the exons ATGAACCGTGCAAGGGAGAGGAAGTCGAAGACATCGTCACCGTCGCTGATTCCAATGGGAATCGAACCTCCTCGCGATTTGCTTCCCTCCAAGCACGACTTCCCCAAGCTCCTCCTCGTTCTCGCCATCTCCACCCTCGTTGCTTGCTTCTGCAACCTCTTCTTCACCTCTTTCATTAATCCCCCTACCAAACCCTTCTGCGATTccaacttcatccactcctcACATTCATTTTCCG ATGATTGTGAACCTTGCCCAACTCATGGTGAATGCTACGCTGGCATGCTCGAATGTTTCAAGGGTTACCGCAAGCATCGTAATTTATGCGTAGAAGACAGTGAAATTAGTGAATCAGCTCGCAAAATT GTGGAGAGAGTAGAGTTTCACCTTTGTGAAGAATATGCTCAGTTTATGTGCTATGAAGCTGGATCAATTTGG GTTTCAGAGGATGAATTGTGGAATCGTTTGGAGCCATTTGGGGATGTCTCCTCGGACAATGCGCTTTATAATTTCACGAAAGAGAAGGCAATTGAGTCAATTGGTAAATCATTGGAGCTGAGGTTAAATTCTCATGG GATGAAGGAGTACAAGTGTCCAGATTTATTGGCGGAGCATTACAAGCCATATGCCTGTCGTGTTCGTCAGTGGATATTACGGCACATTCTACTTGTTTTGCCTATTTTTGCCATG CTTGTTTTATTGGCAACTCTATTCTGGAATGTCCGGCGGAAACTACGCATTTCAAAAAGGGTGGAGGAGCTTTACAACCAG GTCTGTGAAATACTTGAAGATAATGCATTGACGGCAAAGAGTGCGAACGATGAATGTGAACCCTGGGTTGTTGCTTCTAGGCTACGAGATCACCTGCTTTTGCCTAGAGAGCGGAAGGACCCTCTATTATGGAAAAAG GTAGAAGAATTGGTTCAAGAAGATTCGCGAGTAGATCGCTATCCCAAGTTGGTGAAGGGTGAATCAAAAGAGGTTTGGGAATGGCAAG TTGAAGGCTCTTTGAGTGCCtcaaagatgaagaataaaagaGATGCAAGCAAAACGGCGGTCAAAGAAGGCATGAACCTTAACTATCAAAACCAGCCCATTATGAAAGCGG AGCATAAGGAGCCACTGGTTTGA